In a genomic window of Pontibacter liquoris:
- a CDS encoding GNAT family N-acetyltransferase, whose translation MKKNEVPALLPVTEGIYLRPVTLADAAALFHLIDTQRDYLRQWLPFVDASQEEADTRSFLKYVTDKANTSDKVFVILYRGEVAGLISLKEIDYLNRKLEIGYYLSEALQGKGIMRQSCQALVKCAFEDLHMNRIQIKVGVGNTRSSNIPQKLGFLLEGVQRQSEYLNGAFHDLEVYSLLRQEWQARQEP comes from the coding sequence ATGAAAAAGAATGAAGTTCCTGCCCTGCTGCCGGTTACCGAAGGAATATACCTGCGGCCGGTTACCCTGGCCGATGCTGCCGCCCTTTTCCACCTCATTGATACCCAGCGGGACTACCTGCGCCAATGGCTGCCGTTTGTGGATGCAAGCCAGGAAGAGGCCGACACGCGCTCGTTTCTGAAGTATGTGACTGACAAAGCAAATACCTCCGACAAAGTGTTTGTGATCCTGTACCGCGGCGAAGTAGCCGGGCTCATCAGCCTGAAAGAAATAGATTACCTGAACAGAAAGCTCGAGATCGGCTACTATTTAAGCGAAGCCTTGCAAGGCAAAGGCATCATGCGCCAGAGCTGCCAGGCGCTGGTAAAGTGCGCTTTCGAGGACCTGCACATGAACCGGATCCAGATCAAAGTGGGCGTTGGAAACACCCGAAGCAGCAACATTCCGCAAAAGCTGGGCTTTTTGCTGGAGGGCGTGCAGCGGCAGAGCGAGTACCTGAACGGGGCTTTTCACGACCTGGAAGTATACAGCCTGCTCCGACAGGAATGGCAGGCACGGCAAGAGCCTTAG
- a CDS encoding outer membrane beta-barrel protein, which produces MMKRLQIVLVGTLLLLAMHSATAQEMKIGAKVGVNFYNISDDPNITEDDTGIGTEFGIYGRIGNRLFVQPGVEFVTHKTFAVTTNQLRPGERDAFVAQYLRVPVLLGYRMEVDGDYVRSLRLMAGPSSAFLLHVKDNNIDLKRNDIHNAQFALSGGIGLDVWVLSLDLLYHHGLSTVLNAGNAEGKSRSFSVSLGVTI; this is translated from the coding sequence ATGATGAAAAGATTACAGATAGTTTTGGTGGGTACGCTGTTGCTGCTAGCGATGCATAGCGCAACTGCGCAGGAAATGAAAATCGGGGCCAAAGTAGGCGTTAACTTTTATAATATCAGCGATGATCCCAACATTACGGAAGATGATACCGGTATCGGCACGGAATTCGGCATTTACGGGCGCATCGGGAATCGCTTATTTGTGCAGCCGGGCGTAGAGTTTGTCACCCATAAAACATTTGCCGTTACTACCAACCAGCTGCGGCCGGGCGAGCGTGATGCGTTTGTGGCGCAGTACCTGCGCGTGCCGGTTTTATTGGGTTACCGCATGGAGGTGGATGGCGATTATGTAAGAAGCCTGCGGCTGATGGCCGGCCCGAGCTCCGCCTTTTTGCTGCACGTGAAAGACAATAACATAGACCTGAAACGCAACGATATTCATAATGCGCAGTTTGCCTTAAGCGGCGGCATTGGCTTGGATGTGTGGGTGTTGTCGCTGGACTTGCTCTACCACCACGGGCTGTCTACTGTGTTGAACGCCGGCAATGCAGAAGGTAAAAGTCGCTCCTTTTCTGTGAGCCTGGGGGTAACGATTTAA
- a CDS encoding pseudouridine synthase produces MKYFLLNKPYEVLTQFTDEAGRATLKDFVKEPGIYPVGRLDYDSEGLVLLTDDKALQHRLSDPQFKVEKTYWVQVEGTPEEAALTKLRLGVRIKEVKTAPAKVRLLDQEPQVWERATPIRFRKNIPTTWVEISISQGMNRQVRRMTAAVGYPTLRLIRASIGPLTLGGLQPGEYRALTPEEISELKSLAAKSSAAAPRSSGNKRPQIKGQKDSRGGFRKQIN; encoded by the coding sequence TTGAAATATTTCCTGCTAAACAAACCCTACGAAGTGCTCACACAATTTACCGACGAGGCCGGCCGCGCCACCTTGAAGGACTTTGTAAAGGAGCCTGGCATTTACCCGGTCGGCCGCCTCGACTACGACAGCGAAGGCCTGGTGCTACTCACCGACGACAAAGCACTGCAGCACCGCCTCTCCGATCCGCAGTTTAAGGTCGAGAAAACATATTGGGTGCAGGTAGAGGGTACCCCGGAAGAGGCCGCCCTGACAAAGCTGCGGCTTGGCGTGCGCATTAAGGAGGTAAAAACGGCTCCGGCAAAAGTGCGCCTGCTGGACCAGGAACCGCAGGTATGGGAACGCGCCACGCCCATCCGCTTCCGCAAAAACATTCCCACCACGTGGGTAGAGATCAGCATCTCGCAGGGTATGAACCGGCAGGTGCGGCGCATGACCGCTGCGGTCGGCTACCCCACGCTACGCCTCATCCGCGCAAGTATAGGCCCGCTTACCTTAGGTGGGCTACAGCCCGGCGAGTACCGCGCGCTCACTCCTGAAGAAATCAGTGAACTGAAAAGTCTGGCAGCTAAAAGTAGTGCAGCAGCACCGCGCAGCAGCGGCAACAAGCGTCCGCAAATCAAAGGCCAAAAAGATAGCCGCGGCGGCTTCCGGAAGCAGATCAACTAA
- a CDS encoding GNAT family N-acetyltransferase has protein sequence MFSPSTPPLLLETKRLYLRELTPALYKELFTTQRKPAIMAYLGLHTDQEYKEAEIRFTKGATTFFSTFKLFHLLDKASHQVIGRCDYHTWVPTHRRAEVGYVITSEAFKNRGLMAEALEAVLACGYEHMNLYRVEAMVSPKNTPSMQLLQHFGFKKEGLLRNHYMVEDVLEDSVVYSLLKPEFADWQQQHPKAV, from the coding sequence ATGTTTTCTCCTTCCACTCCGCCCCTGCTCCTCGAAACAAAGCGGCTATACTTGCGGGAGCTGACGCCGGCACTCTACAAAGAGCTTTTTACCACCCAGCGCAAGCCCGCCATCATGGCCTACCTGGGGCTGCACACCGACCAGGAGTATAAGGAGGCTGAAATACGGTTTACTAAAGGCGCGACCACCTTTTTTTCTACTTTCAAGCTCTTCCACCTGCTGGACAAGGCCAGCCACCAGGTCATTGGCCGTTGCGATTATCATACTTGGGTGCCCACCCACAGGCGCGCCGAGGTGGGGTATGTGATCACCAGCGAAGCTTTCAAGAACCGGGGGCTGATGGCCGAGGCGCTGGAAGCCGTGCTGGCCTGTGGCTACGAACACATGAACCTTTACCGTGTGGAAGCCATGGTGTCGCCAAAGAACACGCCTTCGATGCAATTGCTACAACATTTCGGGTTTAAAAAAGAAGGTCTGCTGCGGAATCATTATATGGTGGAGGATGTGCTGGAGGATTCTGTCGTATATTCGCTGCTGAAGCCCGAATTTGCCGATTGGCAACAACAGCATCCCAAGGCAGTATAA
- a CDS encoding VWA domain-containing protein, which produces MNSFRLITTSSPWLILACLAAGALYAWLLYSKRTPWPKALNYLLAAVRFVVVSLLCFLLLGPLVRYFKNTTVKPTIVFALDNSQSVRLFSDSVQLQQTAQQLQQMRERLEAKGYTTEVQTLNPTQPPASITAVPYTSETTNLSELLQGVQNTYAEQNLAGVVLLSDGIVNQGLSPTYAHYNYPVYPVAVGDTVPKQDVLVASLRYNKVNYSGNRFPLEVELQHEGFGGRQATVLLRENGRTIASKTILLQPKQAIQQVPFQVLASGLGKRHYEVQVQPLAGEFTTLNNTKHAYIDVVKGKIKILVAAAAPHPDIKALRAAIETNENYETELYIPGLTPLKQEDYDVAVLHQLPGRVAGGEAVLNLVRQKNLPVLYILGPQSDLRDYNALGAGLRISSSGQTDQVVAAVNPNFTAYTMPEGTAERLAGYPPAQVPFGTYTLAPNTEVILYQQVGRVKTNKPLLTIQTAGDKRNATLLASGTWQWRLQENATYQNAQVYNKLITNLVQLLSAPRNKKRLNVYPVQTEYTSSDEIRFNAEVYNQALEPIYGQNITLKVTGEKDNTRSFTFANGENQTGVTVGTLPGGRYTYTASATVNGQLQQDKGEFIVEELQLEALNAVADHNLLYQLASNTGSRLYFPQQLPQLQQDILTSNHKAIIYSQEELTDLVDMKWLFFLLLGFISAEWFVRKYNGSY; this is translated from the coding sequence TTGAACAGCTTCCGCCTCATAACCACCTCCTCCCCCTGGCTGATACTTGCCTGCCTGGCAGCCGGTGCGCTGTATGCCTGGCTGCTGTACAGCAAGCGTACGCCCTGGCCTAAGGCGCTCAACTACCTGCTGGCAGCGGTGCGGTTTGTGGTGGTAAGCTTGCTTTGTTTTCTGTTGCTGGGGCCACTGGTACGTTACTTCAAAAATACCACCGTAAAGCCCACCATTGTATTTGCCCTGGACAATTCACAATCGGTGAGGCTGTTTTCTGATTCGGTGCAACTGCAGCAAACGGCTCAGCAGTTACAGCAAATGCGCGAACGTCTGGAAGCCAAAGGGTATACTACGGAGGTGCAGACGCTTAACCCGACGCAGCCGCCGGCAAGTATAACGGCCGTACCCTATACTTCTGAAACCACCAACCTGAGCGAGCTGCTGCAAGGCGTGCAGAACACGTATGCCGAACAAAACCTGGCAGGCGTGGTGCTGCTTTCGGATGGCATCGTGAACCAGGGCCTCTCGCCTACCTATGCCCACTATAACTATCCTGTTTACCCGGTGGCCGTAGGCGACACGGTTCCCAAGCAGGATGTACTGGTAGCCTCGCTGCGCTATAACAAGGTAAACTATAGCGGAAATCGGTTTCCGCTGGAAGTCGAGCTGCAGCACGAAGGTTTCGGCGGCAGGCAGGCCACCGTCCTGCTCAGGGAGAACGGCCGCACGATTGCCAGCAAAACTATCCTGCTGCAGCCAAAGCAAGCCATCCAGCAGGTGCCGTTCCAGGTGCTGGCCAGCGGCCTGGGCAAACGGCATTACGAGGTGCAGGTGCAGCCACTGGCTGGCGAGTTTACCACCCTCAACAACACCAAACATGCCTACATCGATGTGGTGAAAGGCAAGATCAAGATACTGGTAGCGGCGGCGGCCCCGCACCCCGACATCAAAGCCCTGCGCGCCGCGATCGAAACAAACGAGAATTACGAAACCGAGCTGTACATACCGGGTCTTACCCCGCTCAAACAAGAGGATTACGATGTGGCGGTGCTACACCAGCTGCCCGGGCGGGTAGCCGGCGGCGAGGCCGTGCTGAACCTGGTGCGCCAGAAAAATCTACCCGTCCTGTATATTCTGGGTCCGCAAAGCGATCTGAGGGATTATAATGCCCTGGGAGCCGGGCTCCGCATCAGCAGCAGCGGGCAAACCGACCAGGTAGTAGCTGCCGTCAACCCGAATTTTACTGCCTATACCATGCCCGAAGGCACGGCCGAGCGCCTGGCCGGGTACCCGCCGGCACAGGTACCCTTCGGCACCTATACCCTGGCGCCTAACACCGAGGTGATCCTGTACCAGCAAGTAGGGCGCGTCAAAACAAACAAGCCGTTGCTCACCATCCAGACCGCCGGCGACAAACGCAACGCAACGCTGCTCGCTTCTGGCACCTGGCAATGGCGGCTGCAGGAGAATGCCACCTACCAGAACGCCCAGGTATACAACAAGCTTATTACCAACCTGGTGCAGTTGCTCAGTGCGCCCCGCAATAAAAAGCGCCTGAACGTATACCCGGTGCAAACCGAATACACCAGCTCGGATGAAATCCGGTTCAACGCCGAAGTATATAACCAGGCGCTGGAACCCATCTATGGGCAGAACATCACCCTGAAAGTGACCGGCGAAAAAGACAACACCCGCAGCTTTACCTTTGCCAACGGCGAAAACCAGACCGGCGTGACGGTGGGCACTTTGCCCGGCGGCCGTTATACTTATACTGCCTCGGCTACGGTAAACGGCCAGCTGCAGCAGGATAAAGGCGAGTTCATTGTAGAGGAACTGCAACTCGAAGCGCTGAACGCGGTGGCCGACCACAACCTGCTCTACCAGCTGGCCAGCAACACGGGCAGCCGCTTATACTTTCCGCAGCAGCTGCCGCAACTGCAGCAGGATATTTTAACCAGTAACCACAAAGCCATTATTTATAGCCAGGAAGAGCTGACGGACCTGGTGGATATGAAGTGGCTTTTCTTCCTGCTGCTGGGTTTTATCAGTGCCGAATGGTTCGTGCGCAAGTATAACGGCAGCTATTGA